ATTCTCAACAAAAAACAAATTATTATAACCTCTGATACTAGATGCCTCTTGTTACTTCTTGACTCGAGAATTTATCTTTACCAAATGAATCCTTTACTTTAATATAGCTAATTGTATCAATTGAATACCAATTTATGTATTAAAAACGTTGAAATAAAGTGAAGCCTCAAGCAATCGGGGTTTTCTTTATCCCTCACTAATTGTTTAGCACTACAAGAGTATAGCCTAAAAAAGGGTCTTTTAACAGCATCGGAAAGTTGAGTCACAGTTGTTGGACCCTTCACTTATCCCAAGGTTTACGTCAATCGATGGAAGGGCAGTTTTTTCTGCCAGTTGCTTGAGGAATAACCGACTTCCTACTTTAAAGCTCATTCATTTATCTAACATACTCATAAAACAACCGCCAAACTGTATCGCCTGTAGCCGTTATAGTTATAGTGTCGTAAAGAAGTTTAGTGCAGACTAACTTCAATAAGGTTAGCCATCATTTAAACGTATTAATTCATTAATCAATAAATCAACTATTAAGAAAAATCCGATTCGTGATATTTTGTCATTTTTCTTTGTATCATTATTATCGGAGTAGCAATATAAATTATCATTTGTATATTTAGTTAATTCATTTGTTTGAAAAGAAGTAATACTAATTATTTTTGCGTCTTTAAAATGTACTTTTTTAGCTGTATTAACGATCTTCTTTGTATTTCCTGACATAGAAATAAATATCACCATATCGTTTTTGGCTACAAAGTTCGTAAATAACTCAGATAGATTATAATCTTTTATAAAAATACACTGAATTCCGATTGATAACAAAAGATGCTCTAAATAATAACCTACTGCCTTACTAGTTCCTCTAGCCATAATAAATACATTTTCCGAGAATTGTATTTGTTTAGCACAATTTTGGAGCACTTCTTCACTAACAAGGGAAAATGTTTTTTTAATACTTTGATCTAGTCTATCACGGTACGATAAATCATTCTTTTTTTGATGAAGCGTCTTATCTTTTACAGATTGGTTTATATAATACTTTAATTCCTTGTACCCACTATAACCAAGTTTTTGAGCAAGGTTTATGATCACTGTTTTCGATACATATATAGTTTCTGCTAAATCATTTATCTTCATGTAGGGGATAACATCCATATTTTCTACAATATAATTCAAAACCTTCCGTTCACTTGCTGTCATCTCTTCATAGTTATCTAAAAAGTTCAACATGTTTCATTCCTCAATCCATTCCAATATTTGCTGTTACTTGCCTATCCCTTTAATCAAATTACTACGATTTAGTATACCATTTTAAAATCTTCCTACCAGTTATAATGAAACAAAAGCTTTAGGATGGATTTTCTCCTTCATACAGAGATCAAAGAATTTTTAGACGTTGTTGAAAAATCGGCGTTGTCTTGCGATTAAACAAACGTAGCCTTTTCTTATCCAGCGAATTTACATTTGCATTTATCAGTTCTACCAATAAAGTTAGATAAGAATTATACGTACGTTAGATACATAAAGATAATATGAATATACAAAAACTCCCTCTCAGCTTTTATGCTGAAAAGGAGCGTCATCCATTAGTTATACTTATTTAATATTTCTTCTTTCACTTCTTTTGCTCTATTGGCTTCATTCTCTGCTATTGTAACGGAAAGCCCGATATAGTTTCTCGGATCGATCATCGCTTTAATTTCTTCATCGGTAAAGTCACTGGCAATTTTTTCATTTGCTTTTAAATTGGTAAAGAAATCTTCACCCTCGGAGGCCGTCTTCATGGCAATTTCATACATAAGTGAATGCGCTTGATCTTTCCCCAGTTTTTCTGCTAATTTCATCATCACATACTCACTATTATCCAATCCCTTGTTACGTAAAGCATTATGCAGCATCCTGTCCTTATGAACGATTATCGTCCTTGTTAATTCCTCACATCGTAATAAAACCTCCGTAATTAATTCCATGGCTTCTTCAAGCAAACCATCGAATAGCATATAGGAACTGCTATCTCCTTCATATGGACGTACTGCTGAATACATTCCGACTCCAGGTAAAGAATACAGTTTTTGCGAGTTTGCAATAATCCCTTTAGCTAATTTCGGATTAATTTTATGTGGCATGGTACTGCTGCCGATCGTACCCTTACTAAATCCTTCCGAAACCTCTGCTATTTCTTCCAATGTTGTACTATATACTTCTTCGGCTATTTTATGGCAAATATTGGCTAGCAACGACAAGTTCATCATGTACTCTAATTTATGTGTATTTATATTTCTTGAAGGAACTTCCATCGGATACATCCCTACTAGTTCTGCAACACGCGCTTGTACTTGCATGCCAACTTCTGGCATCGAACTAAATGTACCTACAGCCCCTCCCATCATGATTTTAAAAACTCTTTTTTCCGCTTCTGCCATACGTTCATAGCAATGAATAAAGTCGCTAATCCATACCGAAACCTTATACCCATATGTAATAGGAATCGCATGTCTACCATGAGTTCTTCCAGGCATTACCGTATCCTTATTGTCATATGCCAATGTACTTAAATTACCTAAAATTTTACCGATTATTTTCATAAACTGATGATGTGCTTTTTTTAGAATATAAAGTTGTGAGCTTTGTTGTATATTTTGTGTTGTTATCCCATAATGAACATATTTTCCACTATTTTCTGGACAAGCTTTTACGAATACCTTTAAAAAAGGAACAAAACCATGTCCTATTTTTTTGTATATTTGATCCATTTCTGCAAAATCAATATTCTCTATTTTAGCTGCTTGGTTAATATCATCTGCTGCTTGCTGGGGAATAAATCCATATTCAGCTTGTGCCTGTGCTAAAGCAGCTTCAAATAATAACCACGTTTTATATTTTTCTTCTTGGGTAAATAGTTTTTTTATACCTTGATCATCCATCGTCTTACTTTTCGAATCATATAATGCTCTCATTTATCTCTCTCCATTTTTAGTTTCGTATTTCATCATCAACCGCATTTTTTACAAATTCAACTTGTGGACCATAGACAACATGAATATGTTTTGCCGTTGGAAAGAAAAATCCTGTACATCCAGAAGTAGTTAATACATCTTTGTCGATAACACGAACATCTTTTAAATCGATCCGAAGTCGGGTAATACAATTATCAACATTTAAAATATTTCCTTTTCCTCCTAATGCTTTAACGACAATTTTCGCTATCTCATCATAACGTTTTTCTTTTAATAATGTATTATCTAGATTTTGCTGTTCTTCTCGACCGGGAGTTTTAATATCAAAGCGAATAATGGCCCAGCGAAACACAAAATAAGTTACGATGGCTAGCCCTGTACCAATTAGCACAAGAAAAATCCAATTGGTTTGTTCATATAGCAATCCAAAAATCGTAAAGTCAAAAATAGTTCCACGTATATATCCAATTGCTACCCCTGCAAAAGATAATAAAACGGCACCAATCCCAACAATAAAGGCATAAACAACATATAATAATGGGGCTATAAACACGAATGTAAATTCTAACGGTTCCGTAACATTACCAAGAACAGCAGTTAAGACCATTGTAATTAACATTGATTTCACATAAGCTTTATTTTCTTTATAAGCCGTTTTATACATTGCAAAGGCAATCGCCGGAAAGATAAATAACGTTACCAACATTTGCTGTTGTGCCATAAAACGAGTTAGCTTTGGCATCATCGACCAATACTCACTATTAGGTCCTTGATTAAATAAAATCTCCGTCATCGCAGGGACAACCCCTACGTACGTTTCGCCATCAATAACATAGGACCCTCCAGCTTCCGTGAATCGAAACAGAACATTCCACACATGATGCAATCCAAAAGGAATAAATAATCTCTCTCCTGCAGCAGTAAAGAACGGACCTACCACACTTAAATATACGGAAGATAAGTTTGTTAAAAGTCCTACAAACAACGACCAAATAAAAGGAATGATTAAACCAATTACCGTCATAAAACCAATTGTAATAATCGGGACAGATTTTTTTCCTGAAAAGAATGCAAATGCCGTTGGCAATTCTAGATTATAAAACTTATCTGTTGCCCAAGCTGCTAAAAGCCCAGTAATGATTCCTCCTGCCGCATTAATATTCATTGTTTGGATGCCTAACACTTCTATTTGCCCATATTGCGTCATAACCTCGGGATCCGCCATCTTCCCCGTAATGATTAGCCAAACATGCATGGCTATAATTAAGGTTAAATAGCCAGTTGTAGCGGCAAAAACAGATATCCCCTTATCTTTTTTACTCATTCCATAGGCAACACCCATTGCAAATAACAATGGAATATTATCAAACACGACACTTGCTATGGTACGAATGCTAGTTAATAAAGTATTTACTGCTTCATAGCCTAAAAAAGGAAACCTTTCAATCATATACGTTTGTACCAATGCTCCACTAATCCCTAAGATCATACCAACTGGCGCCAGTACCCCAATTGGGAGAAGTAAAGTACGCCCAAATCTTTGAATGGAGTCGCTGATTTTTCGCTTTGTCATTTAGAATTTAAACCTCCTCATTCAGCATTTCACATTTTATTTTATCAGCCAAATTAAAAATAAAAAGCGCTTTCATATCCTTTCAGCTGACATAGGTAATGAAAAATGACCTAGGTCACAACCATTTGTAAAAATCAATAACATGTAAAAAACTTTAAACTGAAACATACCTTTATTCGTTCTACAAGTGTATACGTAACCTTAATAACAGCAAATTGTCTTAAATCAACAGCCATTCACAAAGTTGCAGCGAATTACTAGTTGCTGGGCAATGGAGCCGAACGTGACTAGTCGGTTATTTCGTTACAAGCACTTCATTTTATACTTGCTTATCTTTTAAACAAAGGCGCAGGGCGCCCGTTTAGCAACGTAGTGAATGGAACGAATCAACTAAAGATTTAGGAATCATGCCACTAAAAACAGGGGTATGCCGACGTGGAGCGGCAAGCCCGTTTTTAGTCTCGGCCTTCCTCTTTGCCACGAACCGATGATAACTTATCGTAGGGCGCATTTCTAAGTTCACATAGTTGCTGGGCTCATGCGCCGGACGTGACTATTAGGTTATTTCATTATCCATAAGCACCTGAGTT
This genomic interval from Virgibacillus pantothenticus contains the following:
- a CDS encoding MurR/RpiR family transcriptional regulator, with the translated sequence MLNFLDNYEEMTASERKVLNYIVENMDVIPYMKINDLAETIYVSKTVIINLAQKLGYSGYKELKYYINQSVKDKTLHQKKNDLSYRDRLDQSIKKTFSLVSEEVLQNCAKQIQFSENVFIMARGTSKAVGYYLEHLLLSIGIQCIFIKDYNLSELFTNFVAKNDMVIFISMSGNTKKIVNTAKKVHFKDAKIISITSFQTNELTKYTNDNLYCYSDNNDTKKNDKISRIGFFLIVDLLINELIRLNDG
- a CDS encoding class-II fumarase/aspartase family protein, producing the protein MRALYDSKSKTMDDQGIKKLFTQEEKYKTWLLFEAALAQAQAEYGFIPQQAADDINQAAKIENIDFAEMDQIYKKIGHGFVPFLKVFVKACPENSGKYVHYGITTQNIQQSSQLYILKKAHHQFMKIIGKILGNLSTLAYDNKDTVMPGRTHGRHAIPITYGYKVSVWISDFIHCYERMAEAEKRVFKIMMGGAVGTFSSMPEVGMQVQARVAELVGMYPMEVPSRNINTHKLEYMMNLSLLANICHKIAEEVYSTTLEEIAEVSEGFSKGTIGSSTMPHKINPKLAKGIIANSQKLYSLPGVGMYSAVRPYEGDSSSYMLFDGLLEEAMELITEVLLRCEELTRTIIVHKDRMLHNALRNKGLDNSEYVMMKLAEKLGKDQAHSLMYEIAMKTASEGEDFFTNLKANEKIASDFTDEEIKAMIDPRNYIGLSVTIAENEANRAKEVKEEILNKYN
- a CDS encoding PTS transporter subunit EIIC; this encodes MTKRKISDSIQRFGRTLLLPIGVLAPVGMILGISGALVQTYMIERFPFLGYEAVNTLLTSIRTIASVVFDNIPLLFAMGVAYGMSKKDKGISVFAATTGYLTLIIAMHVWLIITGKMADPEVMTQYGQIEVLGIQTMNINAAGGIITGLLAAWATDKFYNLELPTAFAFFSGKKSVPIITIGFMTVIGLIIPFIWSLFVGLLTNLSSVYLSVVGPFFTAAGERLFIPFGLHHVWNVLFRFTEAGGSYVIDGETYVGVVPAMTEILFNQGPNSEYWSMMPKLTRFMAQQQMLVTLFIFPAIAFAMYKTAYKENKAYVKSMLITMVLTAVLGNVTEPLEFTFVFIAPLLYVVYAFIVGIGAVLLSFAGVAIGYIRGTIFDFTIFGLLYEQTNWIFLVLIGTGLAIVTYFVFRWAIIRFDIKTPGREEQQNLDNTLLKEKRYDEIAKIVVKALGGKGNILNVDNCITRLRIDLKDVRVIDKDVLTTSGCTGFFFPTAKHIHVVYGPQVEFVKNAVDDEIRN